From Phycodurus eques isolate BA_2022a chromosome 1, UOR_Pequ_1.1, whole genome shotgun sequence, one genomic window encodes:
- the LOC133400396 gene encoding TRAF3-interacting JNK-activating modulator isoform X1: MCVRAKGVFFLTQVMDVVLCPRGLQVCPVRDFDRKVEIRAEKHEQLRRRTNVTSCRIPARECDAALLKQTLKSRRQVEFMRRRSLPPPPADHRRRRSSWFSSVAVCYSSAFSSPWSASEQLGPRQSDEPVLMKMMVQDEFVKAENEVDTVDNDGWLNAAHASHKRMREASVQTEPGLVTIEESDILQLQDYMQEGLWREEAIMKKVAALQELFVQLQNALNTIWNARCTEDALRNKIKVLETQLQAGLQMFPKEASGKLVLQMKKQRVTVEEKTQRDIQEKNEDLSKTVALKEALLTAKADVLRLQSLYEELMLTSQKLRQELDASGERAREQESHIELSSIKEATLTEELVSLRREKNKLQFNLSLQEEYYQFVQDRTQNFSDDTVERRDVSVQSTPEEEDASPKGDCDVEEKLLHAREVLRSKEKECEALRTELQTLAQEVQAGQARLAQCREELGKVGRHRSEPMWRVSRFLLLLLLLLLLLLAVAGVAVLQPWHPLFGEKLEDFYFSIRRRIENYFMQMTSAQHSGCFRPI, from the exons atgtgtgtgcgtgcgaagGGAGTGTTTTTTTTGACACAGGTTATGGACGTCGTGCTTTGTCCCCGTGGGCTTCAAGTGTGCCCCGTGAGAGACTTTGATCGCAAAGTGGAGATCAGAGCAGAGAAACATGAGCAGCTACGACGACGCACGAACGTCACGTCATGCCGGATCCCCGCACGGGAGTGCGACGCGGCGCTGCTGAAGCAGACGCTCAAGAGCAGGCGACAAGTGGAGTTCATGAGGAGGAGGTCGCTGCCTCCGCCGCCCGCCGACCACCGCAGAAGAAGAAGCTCGTGGTTCTCGAGCGTCGCCGTCTGCTATTCTTCTGCTTTTTCTTCTCCGTGGAGCGCGTCGGAGCAGCTCGGCCCACGGCAAAGCGACGAGCCG GTTTTGATGAAGATGATGGTGCAGGACGAATTTGTCAAGGCGGAAAATGAAGTAGACACTGTCGACAATGATGGGTGGCTGAATG CAGCGCACGCTTCCCACAAAAGGATGAGAGAAGCCAGTGTCCAGACAGA GCCAGGCCTTGTGACCATCGAAGAATCA GATATTCTACAATTACAGGACTACATGCAG GAGGGCCTGTGGAGGGAGGAGGCCATCATGAAGAAAGTGGCAGCGCTGCAGGAGTTGTTTGTACAGCTGCAGAACGCCTTGAACACAATATGGAAC GCTCGCTGCACTGAGGATGCGCTGAGAAACAAGATCAAGGTTCTGGAGACACAGCTGCAAGCTGGCCTGCAg ATGTTTCCCAAGGAGGCGTCGGGGAAACTGGTGCTCCAAATGAAGAAGCAGAGAGTGACGGTTGAAGAGAAGACTCAGAGGGACATCCAGGAGAAAAACGAGGACCTCAGCAAAACCGTCGCACTGAAG GAAGCGCTGCTTACTGCAAAAGCGGACGTCCTGAGGCTGCAGAGCCTTTACGAGGAGCTGATGCTCACAAGTCAAAAACTCCGGCAGGAGCTGGACGCCAGCGGCGAACGGGCGCGAGAGCAAGAAAGCCACATCGAG CTGTCCAGCATCAAAGAAGCGACGCTGACCGAGGAGCTAGTGTCGTTGAGACGAGAGAAGAACAAGCTGCAGTTTAACCTGAGCCTGCAGGAGGAATATTACCAATTCGTGCAGGACCGAACGCAGAACTTCAGCG ATGACACCGTGGAGAGACGGGACGTGAGCGTTCAGAGTACGCCCGAGGAAGAAGACGCATCGCCGAAAGGGGACTGCGACGTGGAGGAGAAGCTTCTTCACGCCCGGGAGGTGCTCCGCTCCAAGGAGAAGGAG TGCGAAGCCCTGCGGACTGAGCTGCAAACCTTGGCGCAAGAGGTTCAGGCCGGCCAGGCTCGACTGGCGCAGTGCAGGGAAGAGCTCGGGAAAGTCGGCCGCCACCGCAGCGAACCG ATGTGGCGTGTCAGCAggttccttctcctcctcctgctgctgctgctgctgctgctggctgTGGCCGGAGTTGCCGTCTTGCAGCCGTGGCATCCGCTTTTCGGAGAGAAACTAGAAGACTTCTACTTCTCCATAAGGAGACGGATAGAAAATTATTTCATGCAAATGACCTCTGCCCAACACTCAGGCTGTTTTAGGCCAATTTGA
- the LOC133400396 gene encoding TRAF3-interacting JNK-activating modulator isoform X4, translating to MCVRAKGVFFLTQVMDVVLCPRGLQVCPVRDFDRKVEIRAEKHEQLRRRTNVTSCRIPARECDAALLKQTLKSRRQVEFMRRRSLPPPPADHRRRRSSWFSSVAVCYSSAFSSPWSASEQLGPRQSDEPARCTEDALRNKIKVLETQLQAGLQMFPKEASGKLVLQMKKQRVTVEEKTQRDIQEKNEDLSKTVALKEALLTAKADVLRLQSLYEELMLTSQKLRQELDASGERAREQESHIELSSIKEATLTEELVSLRREKNKLQFNLSLQEEYYQFVQDRTQNFSDDTVERRDVSVQSTPEEEDASPKGDCDVEEKLLHAREVLRSKEKECEALRTELQTLAQEVQAGQARLAQCREELGKVGRHRSEPMWRVSRFLLLLLLLLLLLLAVAGVAVLQPWHPLFGEKLEDFYFSIRRRIENYFMQMTSAQHSGCFRPI from the exons atgtgtgtgcgtgcgaagGGAGTGTTTTTTTTGACACAGGTTATGGACGTCGTGCTTTGTCCCCGTGGGCTTCAAGTGTGCCCCGTGAGAGACTTTGATCGCAAAGTGGAGATCAGAGCAGAGAAACATGAGCAGCTACGACGACGCACGAACGTCACGTCATGCCGGATCCCCGCACGGGAGTGCGACGCGGCGCTGCTGAAGCAGACGCTCAAGAGCAGGCGACAAGTGGAGTTCATGAGGAGGAGGTCGCTGCCTCCGCCGCCCGCCGACCACCGCAGAAGAAGAAGCTCGTGGTTCTCGAGCGTCGCCGTCTGCTATTCTTCTGCTTTTTCTTCTCCGTGGAGCGCGTCGGAGCAGCTCGGCCCACGGCAAAGCGACGAGCCG GCTCGCTGCACTGAGGATGCGCTGAGAAACAAGATCAAGGTTCTGGAGACACAGCTGCAAGCTGGCCTGCAg ATGTTTCCCAAGGAGGCGTCGGGGAAACTGGTGCTCCAAATGAAGAAGCAGAGAGTGACGGTTGAAGAGAAGACTCAGAGGGACATCCAGGAGAAAAACGAGGACCTCAGCAAAACCGTCGCACTGAAG GAAGCGCTGCTTACTGCAAAAGCGGACGTCCTGAGGCTGCAGAGCCTTTACGAGGAGCTGATGCTCACAAGTCAAAAACTCCGGCAGGAGCTGGACGCCAGCGGCGAACGGGCGCGAGAGCAAGAAAGCCACATCGAG CTGTCCAGCATCAAAGAAGCGACGCTGACCGAGGAGCTAGTGTCGTTGAGACGAGAGAAGAACAAGCTGCAGTTTAACCTGAGCCTGCAGGAGGAATATTACCAATTCGTGCAGGACCGAACGCAGAACTTCAGCG ATGACACCGTGGAGAGACGGGACGTGAGCGTTCAGAGTACGCCCGAGGAAGAAGACGCATCGCCGAAAGGGGACTGCGACGTGGAGGAGAAGCTTCTTCACGCCCGGGAGGTGCTCCGCTCCAAGGAGAAGGAG TGCGAAGCCCTGCGGACTGAGCTGCAAACCTTGGCGCAAGAGGTTCAGGCCGGCCAGGCTCGACTGGCGCAGTGCAGGGAAGAGCTCGGGAAAGTCGGCCGCCACCGCAGCGAACCG ATGTGGCGTGTCAGCAggttccttctcctcctcctgctgctgctgctgctgctgctggctgTGGCCGGAGTTGCCGTCTTGCAGCCGTGGCATCCGCTTTTCGGAGAGAAACTAGAAGACTTCTACTTCTCCATAAGGAGACGGATAGAAAATTATTTCATGCAAATGACCTCTGCCCAACACTCAGGCTGTTTTAGGCCAATTTGA
- the LOC133400396 gene encoding TRAF3-interacting JNK-activating modulator isoform X3, giving the protein MDVVLCPRGLQVCPVRDFDRKVEIRAEKHEQLRRRTNVTSCRIPARECDAALLKQTLKSRRQVEFMRRRSLPPPPADHRRRRSSWFSSVAVCYSSAFSSPWSASEQLGPRQSDEPVLMKMMVQDEFVKAENEVDTVDNDGWLNAAHASHKRMREASVQTEPGLVTIEESDILQLQDYMQEGLWREEAIMKKVAALQELFVQLQNALNTIWNARCTEDALRNKIKVLETQLQAGLQMFPKEASGKLVLQMKKQRVTVEEKTQRDIQEKNEDLSKTVALKEALLTAKADVLRLQSLYEELMLTSQKLRQELDASGERAREQESHIELSSIKEATLTEELVSLRREKNKLQFNLSLQEEYYQFVQDRTQNFSDDTVERRDVSVQSTPEEEDASPKGDCDVEEKLLHAREVLRSKEKECEALRTELQTLAQEVQAGQARLAQCREELGKVGRHRSEPMWRVSRFLLLLLLLLLLLLAVAGVAVLQPWHPLFGEKLEDFYFSIRRRIENYFMQMTSAQHSGCFRPI; this is encoded by the exons ATGGACGTCGTGCTTTGTCCCCGTGGGCTTCAAGTGTGCCCCGTGAGAGACTTTGATCGCAAAGTGGAGATCAGAGCAGAGAAACATGAGCAGCTACGACGACGCACGAACGTCACGTCATGCCGGATCCCCGCACGGGAGTGCGACGCGGCGCTGCTGAAGCAGACGCTCAAGAGCAGGCGACAAGTGGAGTTCATGAGGAGGAGGTCGCTGCCTCCGCCGCCCGCCGACCACCGCAGAAGAAGAAGCTCGTGGTTCTCGAGCGTCGCCGTCTGCTATTCTTCTGCTTTTTCTTCTCCGTGGAGCGCGTCGGAGCAGCTCGGCCCACGGCAAAGCGACGAGCCG GTTTTGATGAAGATGATGGTGCAGGACGAATTTGTCAAGGCGGAAAATGAAGTAGACACTGTCGACAATGATGGGTGGCTGAATG CAGCGCACGCTTCCCACAAAAGGATGAGAGAAGCCAGTGTCCAGACAGA GCCAGGCCTTGTGACCATCGAAGAATCA GATATTCTACAATTACAGGACTACATGCAG GAGGGCCTGTGGAGGGAGGAGGCCATCATGAAGAAAGTGGCAGCGCTGCAGGAGTTGTTTGTACAGCTGCAGAACGCCTTGAACACAATATGGAAC GCTCGCTGCACTGAGGATGCGCTGAGAAACAAGATCAAGGTTCTGGAGACACAGCTGCAAGCTGGCCTGCAg ATGTTTCCCAAGGAGGCGTCGGGGAAACTGGTGCTCCAAATGAAGAAGCAGAGAGTGACGGTTGAAGAGAAGACTCAGAGGGACATCCAGGAGAAAAACGAGGACCTCAGCAAAACCGTCGCACTGAAG GAAGCGCTGCTTACTGCAAAAGCGGACGTCCTGAGGCTGCAGAGCCTTTACGAGGAGCTGATGCTCACAAGTCAAAAACTCCGGCAGGAGCTGGACGCCAGCGGCGAACGGGCGCGAGAGCAAGAAAGCCACATCGAG CTGTCCAGCATCAAAGAAGCGACGCTGACCGAGGAGCTAGTGTCGTTGAGACGAGAGAAGAACAAGCTGCAGTTTAACCTGAGCCTGCAGGAGGAATATTACCAATTCGTGCAGGACCGAACGCAGAACTTCAGCG ATGACACCGTGGAGAGACGGGACGTGAGCGTTCAGAGTACGCCCGAGGAAGAAGACGCATCGCCGAAAGGGGACTGCGACGTGGAGGAGAAGCTTCTTCACGCCCGGGAGGTGCTCCGCTCCAAGGAGAAGGAG TGCGAAGCCCTGCGGACTGAGCTGCAAACCTTGGCGCAAGAGGTTCAGGCCGGCCAGGCTCGACTGGCGCAGTGCAGGGAAGAGCTCGGGAAAGTCGGCCGCCACCGCAGCGAACCG ATGTGGCGTGTCAGCAggttccttctcctcctcctgctgctgctgctgctgctgctggctgTGGCCGGAGTTGCCGTCTTGCAGCCGTGGCATCCGCTTTTCGGAGAGAAACTAGAAGACTTCTACTTCTCCATAAGGAGACGGATAGAAAATTATTTCATGCAAATGACCTCTGCCCAACACTCAGGCTGTTTTAGGCCAATTTGA
- the LOC133400396 gene encoding TRAF3-interacting JNK-activating modulator isoform X2 has translation MCVRAKGVFFLTQVMDVVLCPRGLQVCPVRDFDRKVEIRAEKHEQLRRRTNVTSCRIPARECDAALLKQTLKSRRQVEFMRRRSLPPPPADHRRRRSSWFSSVAVCYSSAFSSPWSASEQLGPRQSDEPVLMKMMVQDEFVKAENEVDTVDNDGWLNAHASHKRMREASVQTEPGLVTIEESDILQLQDYMQEGLWREEAIMKKVAALQELFVQLQNALNTIWNARCTEDALRNKIKVLETQLQAGLQMFPKEASGKLVLQMKKQRVTVEEKTQRDIQEKNEDLSKTVALKEALLTAKADVLRLQSLYEELMLTSQKLRQELDASGERAREQESHIELSSIKEATLTEELVSLRREKNKLQFNLSLQEEYYQFVQDRTQNFSDDTVERRDVSVQSTPEEEDASPKGDCDVEEKLLHAREVLRSKEKECEALRTELQTLAQEVQAGQARLAQCREELGKVGRHRSEPMWRVSRFLLLLLLLLLLLLAVAGVAVLQPWHPLFGEKLEDFYFSIRRRIENYFMQMTSAQHSGCFRPI, from the exons atgtgtgtgcgtgcgaagGGAGTGTTTTTTTTGACACAGGTTATGGACGTCGTGCTTTGTCCCCGTGGGCTTCAAGTGTGCCCCGTGAGAGACTTTGATCGCAAAGTGGAGATCAGAGCAGAGAAACATGAGCAGCTACGACGACGCACGAACGTCACGTCATGCCGGATCCCCGCACGGGAGTGCGACGCGGCGCTGCTGAAGCAGACGCTCAAGAGCAGGCGACAAGTGGAGTTCATGAGGAGGAGGTCGCTGCCTCCGCCGCCCGCCGACCACCGCAGAAGAAGAAGCTCGTGGTTCTCGAGCGTCGCCGTCTGCTATTCTTCTGCTTTTTCTTCTCCGTGGAGCGCGTCGGAGCAGCTCGGCCCACGGCAAAGCGACGAGCCG GTTTTGATGAAGATGATGGTGCAGGACGAATTTGTCAAGGCGGAAAATGAAGTAGACACTGTCGACAATGATGGGTGGCTGAATG CGCACGCTTCCCACAAAAGGATGAGAGAAGCCAGTGTCCAGACAGA GCCAGGCCTTGTGACCATCGAAGAATCA GATATTCTACAATTACAGGACTACATGCAG GAGGGCCTGTGGAGGGAGGAGGCCATCATGAAGAAAGTGGCAGCGCTGCAGGAGTTGTTTGTACAGCTGCAGAACGCCTTGAACACAATATGGAAC GCTCGCTGCACTGAGGATGCGCTGAGAAACAAGATCAAGGTTCTGGAGACACAGCTGCAAGCTGGCCTGCAg ATGTTTCCCAAGGAGGCGTCGGGGAAACTGGTGCTCCAAATGAAGAAGCAGAGAGTGACGGTTGAAGAGAAGACTCAGAGGGACATCCAGGAGAAAAACGAGGACCTCAGCAAAACCGTCGCACTGAAG GAAGCGCTGCTTACTGCAAAAGCGGACGTCCTGAGGCTGCAGAGCCTTTACGAGGAGCTGATGCTCACAAGTCAAAAACTCCGGCAGGAGCTGGACGCCAGCGGCGAACGGGCGCGAGAGCAAGAAAGCCACATCGAG CTGTCCAGCATCAAAGAAGCGACGCTGACCGAGGAGCTAGTGTCGTTGAGACGAGAGAAGAACAAGCTGCAGTTTAACCTGAGCCTGCAGGAGGAATATTACCAATTCGTGCAGGACCGAACGCAGAACTTCAGCG ATGACACCGTGGAGAGACGGGACGTGAGCGTTCAGAGTACGCCCGAGGAAGAAGACGCATCGCCGAAAGGGGACTGCGACGTGGAGGAGAAGCTTCTTCACGCCCGGGAGGTGCTCCGCTCCAAGGAGAAGGAG TGCGAAGCCCTGCGGACTGAGCTGCAAACCTTGGCGCAAGAGGTTCAGGCCGGCCAGGCTCGACTGGCGCAGTGCAGGGAAGAGCTCGGGAAAGTCGGCCGCCACCGCAGCGAACCG ATGTGGCGTGTCAGCAggttccttctcctcctcctgctgctgctgctgctgctgctggctgTGGCCGGAGTTGCCGTCTTGCAGCCGTGGCATCCGCTTTTCGGAGAGAAACTAGAAGACTTCTACTTCTCCATAAGGAGACGGATAGAAAATTATTTCATGCAAATGACCTCTGCCCAACACTCAGGCTGTTTTAGGCCAATTTGA